The following coding sequences are from one Musa acuminata AAA Group cultivar baxijiao chromosome BXJ1-6, Cavendish_Baxijiao_AAA, whole genome shotgun sequence window:
- the LOC135677434 gene encoding zingipain-1-like, whose translation MASAFKIAALFFLLCGSWRWSAVSGTSPMTAVDMFEQWIAQYGRTYANESEKSYRLGVFTRNLDYVNAFRQAGNRSYTVGLNHFADLTDEEFLATYTSTGLSPSDGSYPGLMPFQYANVTAPSSIDWRNEGAVTPVKNQAQCGSCWAFSAIASIEGINKIVKGSLISLSEQQVFACDHYDAGCSGGLHYRAFSYVVSSGGITTEGNYPYQPHQVACNSTKQSDHAVSITGYAMVPTNNETLLMNAVANQPVSVSVDAHTFRFYKGGIFDGPCGTNLDHDVTFVGYGTDENGVAYWIAKNSWGAWWGDHGYIRFKKDVAEKEGQCGLTLRASYPII comes from the exons ATGGCTTCCGCGTTCAAGATTGCAGCGCTTTTCTTCCTTCTCTGTGGCTCGTGGCGTTGGTCAGCGGTCTCCGGCACCAGTCCAATGACTGCCGTCGACATGTTCGAGCAGTGGATAGCTCAGTACGGGCGAACTTACGcgaacgaatccgagaagtcaTATCGCCTTGGGGTGTTCACCAGGAACCTGGACTACGTGAACGCCTTCCGCCAAGCCGGGAACCGCAGCTACACCGTCGGCCTCAACCACTTCGCAGACCTCACCGACGAAGAATTCCTTGCCACCTACACCAGCACCGGACTGAGTCCATCAGACGGCTCTTATCCTGGATTGATGCCTTTCCAGTACGCGAATGTGACTGCTCCCAGTAGCATCGATTGGCGGAATGAGGGAGCAGTGACCCCTGTCAAGAACCAAGCTCAGTGCG GATCTTGCTGGGCATTCTCTGCAATAGCATCGATAGAAGGCATCAACAAGATCGTGAAGGGGAGCCTGATATCTTTGTCGGAGCAACAAGTGTTTGCCTGTGACCACTACGATGCTGGATGTAGCGGCGGTCTGCATTACCGAGCATTCTCCTACGTCGTCTCCAGTGGAGGCATCACGACGGAAGGGAATTATCCGTACCAACCGCATCAGGTCGCCTGCAACTCCACCAAGCAATCGGACCATGCCGTCTCCATAACCGGCTACGCGATGGTTCCCACGAACAACGAGACGTTACTCATGAACGCAGTGGCTAACCAGCCAGTTTCCGTCTCCGTTGACGCCCACACGTTCCGGTTCTACAAAGGTGGCATCTTCGACGGGCCTTGTGGGACCAACCTCGATCATGATGTCACTTTCGTGGGTTATGGAACAGACGAGAATGGGGTTGCGTATTGGATAGCTAAGAATTCATGGGGCGCCTGGTGGGGTGATCACGGCTACATTCGTTTCAAGAAGGACGTCGCTGAAAAGGAAGGACAGTGTGGTCTTACCTTGAGGGCTTCTTATCCCATCATCTAA